The nucleotide sequence AATCAGACCAGTGTCTTCTGCCAGAGGAATAAATAAGTCAGGCATAATAAAACCCTGACTCGGGTGGCGCCAGCGCATTAATATTTCTGCGCCACAAATCCGGCCCTGAGCGTTCACGATTGGTTGCAGGTAAGGCAGAAACTCCTTTTCCTCTACGCCTCGTCTTAATTCTTCTTGAAGTGAACGCGGGCGTTTGAACTGGCGGTAACCATTGACACCGATGATAACGGCAAGCACAGAACACAGAAACATTGCTATATACAAGTGTGACAGCATGTAATCCAGATACATTTTCTGGCTGATCCGGGACGAAATCACAAACTCGTGATCCCGGGAATTCAATGCGATTAAAGTACCGTCTTTTGTTTCCGGGTAATACGTGGTGTATGTCATGCTTTGCTGATTATTTAACGTGATGGTTAAAGGTACTTTCTGTCCAATGGTCTTGAGTGTTTTTTTTATGTATTGGACATCAATGCTGGCGATGACATATTTTTCACCCACTTTTTCCCCGAGGAACAGAATTCTTTCGTTTGGGTTGAAATAATTGTGCGTGGTCAGAAATAATCGGGTAGCCACAATAATATGGGTGTTTGCATTTTTTGTTAAAGCATGATCGATCAGGGACGAACAGTAGATGTACTGATCTTTCACTAAATTGACTGTGCGAATGTTCGGGCTGAGCACTGCGATGTGCTTTAATTCAGTCGCTGTTGCAGGAGTACAGGTTGCGTCAAGCAGAGGAATGGCTCTGTTCACGGCAGTGTGGGCTTCATCGATGGTGTTTTGGAGAAGGGCATTCGCGATGTTGGCTTTTTCGCTGACAAGATCTTCCAGATTACTTCTGGCGTGCAGATAAATACCGCCCAAGCCAAGCGCCAGGATGCTGATTCCCAGTAAAAATGCCAGCAGGAAATGTTGATACCGAGTCAAAAAACGAATGGGAAACCAGTTTTTACAAGTGGATATCATGTGAATGCTATTCAAGAAGGAGTAAACAGAGTTACCCGGGTTGTGTGTTTTACACTTATTTTTAATTTTATCTCTGAAGCGGTGCGAATTTTACCGCATTCTGCTGGAATATTAAACATGGCTGACATGAATCCTGTGTTGATGAATTGATTAACATTCATGAATGCGTTGTTGTGATGACTTACTCTGCAGGTTTGATGCATCACACAATCAGATTTTCTGTGCGGAAATCTGTTGTTGTGCCAAGGCTAACTGGCACTGATTTTTACCGTTCCTTTTCGCACAGTACATGGCCTGATCTGCGTGTTTCAGCAGCGATTCTCGGGTTGTGCCGTGCGACGGATACATTGACACGCCTATGCTGACGCCGAGATGAAGCGGTTGATCTGCCATCATGAAAGGACGGCTGAACATGGCGAGTATTTTGTCAGCGAGCAGTGTTGCGGTATCGGTTGTTGCAATATTTTCCAGTATCAGGATAAATTCATCGCCGCCGATTCTGGCCACAGTATCTGTGTCTCTCAGTGAGTTCACTAACCTGAGGGAGACGGCTTTCAACAGTTTGTCGCCGGCATCATGACCAAATGTGTCATTCACGTCTTTAAATCCGTCCAGGTCGACAAACATTAAAGCCAGATTGCTATTGTTGTATTGGCAACGCAGGATGGCGCTGTCAATTTTTTCCTGAGCGTAGCGAAGTGTGGGCAGGTTGGTCAGCGCATCGTGATTGGCCATGTGCCTCAGCTGAGCTTCAGTCTGGCTGTGCTTTTTGAGTTCGTCGCGTAACCGGGTGATCCAGAATCCCAGCATCAGAATAATCACCACAGAAACGGCGGACCAGCGATACATCTCTGAAAAATCATGGCTCTCTACCAGCGTGAATTGTGTCCACCGTCGTGAGATCTCTCGGTGCTCTTCAGGGGTAATGGCCTGTACAGCCATGTTCATTAATGCAAGCAGTTCAGGTTTATCCTGTCTGACCCCGATAGTAATCGGCAGCGAAAAGTCGAGCTTAGCGATGATCTTTTTACGAAAGACATCCTCTTTCAGCTCATCGATCAGGGAATCTAACGGTGCCACGAAGGCGTACACTTTTTCTGTGTTCAGCAGATGCATGGCTTGCTGGGGCGTGGCAGCATAGATTTGCTGAATTTCCGGGTGAGCCGCCTGTAACCGGGTCATGACAGCCGTGTGCTCTGGCCCGGCAATGGCTTTTCCGGCCAGTTCATCCAAAGACGTCAGCATAGGCTTGTCGGGTTTGGCAACCAGCACATTGTGAATCAGATAATAAGGCGAGCTAAACGACAGGTACTGTTCCCGTTCCGGGGTCGGGCTGATCGCCGGGATGAAATCGCAGTGACCAAGTTGCAGGGCAGATAAGGCCTCTGTCCAGCTATTGGTGAAATATGGATGGAAAGTTACATCCAGATAAGCCTCAATCAGGTGCAGATAATCGGCAAAAATGCCTTTGTGCTGGGCTTGTTCCTGATAATCATACGGACGCCAGGCAGGGTTAAAACAATAGTACACGGGCTGTGAAGCCAGTTCGTTTGCCGAAAGTTCGTGCTCGGCCAAAGGTTGTCTCAGTGGATTCTGATGAGAGGCGCTCACGATTGCCGGGGTAAATCCAGTCAACAATACAACAAGCTTGAGAAACTGATTTCTCATTACTCCTCCCTGAGAACTGCAATGCATACCACTGTTTTAGAGAAAATGAATGTAACGAGTTGTTTGATTTTTGACCAGGCTCCCACAAGTCTAATTCAGGAAAAAAATTAAGCAGGTCGAAATGACAAAAATTTAATCTTCTGCACAAAGTTTGATTCCCACCGTTTATTGATTAACAGGTAAATGCAGAAAGATCACTGCATTAAGCGAAATAGGTCATGTATTGAAAGAGTGAATTTCATTCATGCATATCATTTATGCAACTGAGTTTTGTGCATTTATATTACTGGTGTAAGGTGGCGGATTGAAGAAAAGCAGTGGAAGCATCATAAGCGGGGTAAATATGATCATCAGACAGGTTTCATTGAACGATGCAGAAAAGCTGGTGGCATTGTTTCATTTGCTCGATACCGAGACGGCTTTCATGCTGTTTGAACCTGGAGAACGTCAACTGACGGCAGAGCAGCAAAGAAAGCAGCTGTCGGAATTCGTGGATTCAAATCAGCAAACCATGTTCGTTGCTGAAAATGATGCGGGTGAAATAGCCGGTTTTATTGTCGGAGTGGGTGGCAAAATGAACCGGATCAGGCACTCACTTTACTGCGTGATTGGCCTTCGAAACAGCGCTCAGGGTAAGGGAATCGGCCGGCAACTGATGACGACTTTAGAAGCGTGGGCTTCCCATCATGATTTTCACCGTCTTGAGCTGACGGTAATGGCCCATAATGCAAGGGCTCGTCAGCTCTACACATCTGCCGGGTTTTCTGAGGAAGGGATCAAGCGGGATGCGATGCGGGTGGATGGCAAGTATGTTGATGAAATCTATATGGCTAAATTGCTGAACGCGAATTCAGCGAAGTGATCACATGGCGGTGATCGCTATACAAAACACAGGGAAATAACCGATGATTGAAAAATTAAAGAGAGATATTTGTCAGCTGCAGACTGAAAGACTCCTCATCCGGCAATGGCAAGCGGATGACCACGCGCCGTTTGCCGCCATGTGTGCAGACCCGCAGGTCATGCGTTATTTTCCTGCAACCCTGAGCGAAGACGAAAGCGTTCAGCTAGCACAGAAAGCGACTGCACTGATTGAGGAGAATGGCTGGGGCTTTTGGGCAGTTGAGAGAAAGGATACCCGTGAGTTTATTGGCTTTGTCGGTTTGCATTATCAGGATCTGGATATCCCCGAGACTCCCTTTATCGAAATTGGCTGGCGACTGGCTGCTGATCAATGGGGGAAAGGGTTCGCACAAGAAGCTGCACAAGCGGCCTTGCGTTATGCGTTTGAGGATCTGCAGGCACCTGCCGTTTATGCGTTTACCACCTTAGCCAATCAGCCTTCCCGGCGTGTGATGCAGAAACTGGGCATGACGGATTGTCAGAAAAATTTTATGCATCCTAAATTGCCGCGTGATCACGCGCTGGCAGAACATTGCCTGTACCGAATGACACGGCAAGTGTGGCTGCGGTTGAATCAAGGCTGACGGACTGTGTTGTCCTGCTTGACCTGGCGGCATTGCGCGATATTTCCTCAACCACATCTGATTGAATTTCAGTACTTCTTTTCCACATAGTCTACGCTTTTTTAGGTACGGTCAGCGTGTCAGCGACCCATTTTGCTTACCGTCCGAATTGGCCGAATCATACAAGAAGGAAAAGGCGCATGGGATTCATCGCATTTCTGTATCTCCTCATCGGGTTGGTGCTGTTTGGGGGCGGTCTGTGGCTGATCTCCCTGGGGGGCAGCTGGTATTTTGCCATCGCTGGCGTGGTCTTTTTGCTGGTTGCTGCCAAAGTCAGAACCAAGCGGGGGAACGCGCAGATCCTGTACGGCCTGTTTTTGCTGGCATCGCTGATCTGGTCTTTGTGGGAATCTGGTTACGACTGGTGGCCATTGGCAAGCCGGATGGGGTTGCTGCTGGTATTGGGTATCCCGCTGCTGTTTTCCTTCCGCCTGATGGGGCGAACCCGAATCAGCCGTCTGACCGCGTACTGGTGGTTAGTGGCATTGGTTACGCTTGGCAGTATATTCAACGAGACCCACACACTTGAAGGTCAGCTCAACACATCCACGATTGTTCAGTCTCCGAAACTGGGGCAGGTACCTGCAGCGGACTGGTATAGCTACGGTCGCAGCAATCTGGGACAGCGTTACTCGCCGCTGGAGAGGATTACCCCGCAGAATGTCCGTCATTTGGAGCAGGCCTGGCAGTATCAAACGGGTGATGTCAAAAGAAAAGGGGATATCGGTGAATTTACCTATGAGGCCACGCCGCTAAAGGTTGGCAATACCCTCTACTTATGCACGCCCCACAACTGGCTGGTGGCACTGGATGCCGACAGCGGCGAACAGCGTTGGGTGTATAACGCCAAGGTTGGTGAGGACAATCAGCGCCAGCACCAGACGTGTCGTGGCGTGTCTTATCTTGCCCCTCAGGCGGGAGAGCCAGCCATGATGTTGCAATCCGGTTCCGGTGCTGCGGAAACATTGGCCAGTATGGATTGCGATGCACAGCTTTTTTTGCCGACCTCAGATGCCAAGCTGATCGCGCTGGACCCGGCCACCGGCGCGCGCTGTAAAAACTTCGCTGAGGACGGGGTGCTGGACTTACTGCACAACATGCCCTTTCCCAAATCCGGCTACTATTATTCCACATCCCCGCCTGTAGTGGCGAAAGGAGTCGTGGTTGTCGCTGGCTCAGTCAATGATAACTATGACATCAACTCGCCATCGGGTGTGATTCGTGCCTACGATGTCAAAACCGGGGCGTTGAAGTGGAACTGGGACTCAGCCAATCCAACAGAGACCCAGCCGATTGCCAAAGACAAACTCTATGCGACCAGCTCGCCGAACAGTTGGTCTGTCGCCAGTGCTGACGAAGCGCTGGGCCTGATTTACATCCCTATGGGCAACCGTACGCCTGATCAACTGGGTATGTACCGCACCCCAGAGGAGGAGATGTATGCCTCTTCTGTGGTGGCATTGCGCCTGGATAATGGCCAGCCTGCCTGGGTACAGCAGTTTGTTCATCATGATTTGTGGGATATGGATACTCCGGCGCAACCCAGTCTGCTTGATATTCAGACCGATAGTGGTCTGGTGCCCGGGCTGGTTGTCCCGACAAAACAGGGGGATGTCTATGTACTGAATCGGCAGACGGGGCAGCCCATTCATCCGATCACCGAAGTGGCAGCGCCTCAGGGAACGATTGAGGGCGATTTTGCCTCTCCGACCCAGCCTGAGTCAGCGCTGAACTTTAATCCGCCACCGCTGGAAGAGAAAGACATGTGGGGCGCCACGCTGATTGATCAGCTCTACTGCCGTATTCAGTTTCGTCAGCTGCGTTATGAAGGGCGTTATACGCCGCCCTCAGAGCAGGGCACTATCGTCTTTCCCGGTAACTTCGGTGTCTTTAACTGGGGCGGAATAGCCGTGGATCCAGAGCGGCAGGTCATGTTCGGTATGCCGCTCTATCTGGCGTTTACATCCACCTTAATTAAGAAAGACAGCAGTGCCTCGCTGGGCGAAGTGAACGTGGGAGAGCATGGTGTGAATGCCAACGAAGGCGCTGATTACGCCGTCAGCCTGAAACCTTTCTTATCACCTTTGGGCGTGCCTTGTCAGCAACCACCCTGGGGCTATGTGGCCGGTGCCGATCTGAGCCAGGGTAAAGTGGTCTACAAGCATAAAAACGGGACCATTCGCGATCTGACCCCCTTGCCACTGCCCATTGAAATGGGCGTTCCCGGCATAGGCGGGCCAATCATTACTAAAGGCGGTGTTGTCTTTATGGCTGCCGCAGTCGATAACTATCTGCGTGCCTATGATCTCAGTGACGGCGAAGAAATATGGAAAGCCCGTCTGCCCGCGGGTGGACAGGCCACGCCTATGACGTACCTCAACAGCCAGGGCGAACAGATGGTGGTGATTGTGGCCGGAGGCCATGGTTCAATCGGCACCACCCTTGGCGACTATGTTGTTGCCTTTAAGCTGAAAAAATAGCGGAAACCATGATGTCTTTTGTGGTGACTGGCGCGGAACTCTCCGGCGCACTGGCGGCATTCAGCGCCAGCCTGTTTTGCGGCGCTGCCTGTTATATCAGTATTGCTGAGCATCCTGCGAGGCTGGAATGTGGCGCAGAAATAGCGGCAACTGAATTCAGTCCCAGTTATCGCCGTGCCGCCAGAATGCAGTTCAGTCTGGCGTTATGCTCGGCATTTGCTGCGGTGACAGCGGCGGCTTTAGGCAGTTCGATGCTGTGGTTATTGGGCGGAGCGCTGATAGCTGCGGTGATACCCTTTACTTACCTGATGATTATGCCGCTGAATAAACAGCTTCAGTCACCGGCACTCAAAAAGCAGTCCAGCACAACCTACATGTTGTTAGCGCACTGGGGGAGGCTGCACGCAATAAGATCCGCCATGAGTCTGCTGGCCTGTCTGGTTTATTATGCGGCTCTGATACTGGATTAGCGGCGCCGGTGTTTGTCCGGCTTCTGAACGGAGCCGGATCAAAGATAGCAGATTATTAGCCGGTCGAGACCACTTCCCAGGTACCGTCTGGTAGTTTGCAGGCGGTGCCGACTGCGGTTTCTGTTGTCTCGTTTACTGTCACCATTTGCTGAAATTCCCTGCAATAGCGACCACTGGTTGTTGTCCCTTCCCGCGTTGCTTTTACCGAACCAGAAGCCGCACCATCCTGCCATTGTACGGCACGGCCCACCGGCGATGTAGTGGCCGTTATTTGCGCCTGTTCATGGCGTCGTTGCTGATGCTCATTCAATTGGTCGAGCAATTCGAAATGAATCGCCGTGAATCCCAGCCAGTGGCTGGCTTCCTGAGCCGTTCTGTATTGTCCGTAGCCATCGTACCAGCTGCCGTAAGGCCGGGTGACCCGAATACTGTTAACCACATAATAACGGTTCGGCGGGACAGCAGTATTGCTCTTGTTCTGTTTGGCCAGGTAGTCGTCGATGTCGACATAATGGCGGCTGTCCATCACACCCTTTTTTAACTCTTCTTTGGTGATACGCCCTGTGCGCTTTTCGATATTTACCTGTGGCGAGTAGATGGGTTGCTGGTGACTGAGCAGCGCCAGTTTTTTGCCGGCCGAAAATGAAGTTTCGGCGGCGTGAGTGCCGGACGTTACTAAAATCAGAGAGGATAGCAGTAAGGATGAGCCTGACAACATAAAAGAGACTGTTCGATGCATTGTCGAATACTCCATATCTAATGGCTGTGCATTGAATGACCGGATGCCTCCTGCTTTTGTGTCTATACTCCCTTATTTCATCAGTATAGGCAGCGTATTCATAGGCTTGTGGATTCCATGTCCTGGGTCTAAAAATCGATACATCTTCGGGCAGAATAGTCAGCGAAGTCTATTCTTGACGATATCAGTGACAATGAATTCTGATGCGTTTGATATTGAATCCTCGGCGCTTGTACATTGTATTTTTATATGTAATCGGTAGCTTATCTGTCTTTGAGCAGACGGTATGCTGCCCTGACTCACTGTGGTTGAGTGATCCCTCATGAGTTATCAGTTACAGCTACTGAGTCGGGTGCAGTTAACAGAACAAGGGAATGTATGCACACTGAATATTCTGAAAGCGAAAACGTGATTCGCCGTTTACATCAAATTACCCAGTCCTACGATAAAGGTTTTGATTTCCAGATTCATGCGCTTATTCAGCTGGGACTGGAGCGATTCGATCTGGATATCGGTATTCTTGCCCAGGTAGAAGGCGATACGTACACCATACGTCATTGTATTTGCCCGGAATATATGCCCCTTATGCCAGGTAATCAGTTTGAATTTGGCATGACTTACTGCGCTGTCACTTGCGAGTCGGACGGTGTCGTTGCCGTTGAGCATGTCGGAAACAGCGATATACTGGGGAGCCATCCTGCCTACCGGCATTTTGGACTTGAATCCTATATTGCTATTCCTATCCACGTGGGCGGAGTGACCTGGGGAACGCTGAACTTTTCCAGCCCGGCTCCTTATCCCCGCGCATTCAAAGACATTGATATCGACTCTCTTCAACTGATGGCGAGTTGGATAGAAGTTGAGATGGTACGGCGAATGCAGGAAAACCAGTTACGTGAACTGAACGTTAAACTCAAGGAAATGGCCTCGACAGATCCGCTGACCAAGCTGATGAACCGTCGTGCTTTCACGGAAAAACTGTTGCGGTCGGTTAATCATTTTCGCCGCAGCAAACAACCACAGGAAGCCGCCTTACTATTGGTTGATATAGATTATTTTAAGGAACTGAACGATACCTACGGCCATTTGCTTGGTGACAAAGTATTGATTGAGTTTGCCAAAGTGCTCACAGAGAACCTGAGAAGCTACGATATTGGGGCCAGATACGGCGGTAAGGTTTTTGTCATTTGGCTGGTCGATACAGAAAGATCAGGCATTGAAGTGGTGTGTGATCGCTTAATGAGCGGGCTGGATAATCTCGCGCTGGTGGATGAAAAACTGACGGCCAGCGTAGGTATCTGTCATGTGAAAACCCGGCAGGTTGATGAAAATGCCCTGTCGCAGTTTGTCAAACCGGCGCAGATTATGGATGCCATGGTAGCCAGAGCTGATCAGGCACTTTGTCAGGCTAAAGCGAATGGCAGAGCGAAAACTGTGTTTTGCAGCGAAGAGCCAGTGTATCTGGATACCTTAAGTTAATGCACCGGTCTTTAATCTCAACGGCAAGGAGTCGGTCGGCTAAGTCATGGTAAAACTGGATAATGGATTGAAAATGTGGCTGGATGCCTACAATCAGGGGTTAGCGCGACTGCGGCAAGCTGGCTATGTGGCAACGGTTGAAGCTATACGGGACGGGCTGTCGAGCCTGACCGCGACGTGTGTGACTGACTCACCATACATAGCCAGGGTGCTCGATACCCACGCCAGTCAGCAGTCGCAGACTGTTCCTGTCCGTATTTATCATCCCGCACCTGACAGGCCGTTGCCTGTCATTGTTTTTCTGCACGGCGGCGGCCACATGGCTGGCAGCGTGGCTGTGTATGATCCCATCTGTCGTAAACTGTCAAAAGCCACGCAACATATTGTGGTGTCGGTTGATTATCGTTTGGCGCCTGAGTCGCCATATCCCAAGGGTTTATCAGATGCCAGAGTGGTGATCGGGCAACTCTGGCCTTTGCTTGAAAAACATAAGTTAGCGTATGTACCGACACTGACACTGGCGGGAGATTCCGGGGGCGGCGCTATGGCGGCAACTCTGAGTGCTGACTATCAGGAACACCCGGACGTTCGCATCAACAATCAGGTGCTGATTTATCCCAGCCTGGATTACACAATGAGCCAGCCTTCAGTCACAGAAAACGGCAAAGGACTGTTTCTTCAGCAGGATAAAATGCAGTGGTATTTTGATCAGTATTTTCAGCATGGCGAAGACAGGCAGGCTGCTTCCCCTTTATTCATGTCCAAAAGCGCCCGGATGCCCCGGACGCTGATGATCACGGCAGAATTTTGTCCGTTACGGGATGAAGGCGTGGCGTATGTGCAGCAATTGTCAGCGCTGGGAGTCCATACTGAACATTTTCATCTTGATGACATGATCCACGCGTACCTTAATCTTGAATCGCTCGTGCCGGTGCAGTGTGGTGCGACGTATCAGAAAATCGCCGATTTTTTAAACACATCAATGAATTTCTAACCTTTAGTTTTTCCAGAATAAGGACCCGGTATGTTCGAAATCGTGATCCGCTATTGCCACTTTATCGGCATTTTTGCGCTGTTCTCCGTGCTGGTGGTCGAGCATATGCTGATTAAACGCCGCCTGACCGCCGAGGAAATGCATCGTCTGGCAAGGTGGGATGCTGTTTATGGCATTTCTGCGGTGGTTGTGCTTTTGGCCGGGTTGGCACTGTGGTTTCTGGTGGGAAAACCAGCCGATTTTTACACGGCAAATCCAATCTTTCATGCCAAAGTGACCTTGTTTCTCATTGTGGCTGCACTGTCGGTTTTTCCGACGGTTTTCTTTTACCGGCACAGACGGACCACCCGTGAAAGCATTCCTGTGCCGCCTGTCATTTTGATGCTTATCCGTCTGGAGTTATTGCTGCTGCTTGTGATTCCCTTGCTGGCGGTACTGATGGCACGTGGTATCGGGCTTGGCTGATCCCTTGCCGCAAGCGCATGAGGTTCTGGGATGACTTCAGATTTCTCTCTCAAAACTGTCTGAAACTCAGTCTGTTGCAAAATCGCATCTAAGCTT is from Photobacterium sp. TLY01 and encodes:
- a CDS encoding cyclic diguanylate phosphodiesterase, with translation MTRYQHFLLAFLLGISILALGLGGIYLHARSNLEDLVSEKANIANALLQNTIDEAHTAVNRAIPLLDATCTPATATELKHIAVLSPNIRTVNLVKDQYIYCSSLIDHALTKNANTHIIVATRLFLTTHNYFNPNERILFLGEKVGEKYVIASIDVQYIKKTLKTIGQKVPLTITLNNQQSMTYTTYYPETKDGTLIALNSRDHEFVISSRISQKMYLDYMLSHLYIAMFLCSVLAVIIGVNGYRQFKRPRSLQEELRRGVEEKEFLPYLQPIVNAQGRICGAEILMRWRHPSQGFIMPDLFIPLAEDTGLINLMTTQVLSSVKSYLLQNHQYLPDGFHLAINISPGQCNNLLFYQDCVSFISAFPEGKVKLVAELTEREFIQDSGNAALLFEKLHHLGVQIALDDFGTGHSSLAYINQFNFDIIKIDKSFTHLIGSVDMPSHIVDNVVDLANRLNIDVVAEGVENTTQEAYLKQHKIQFFQGYLYDKPLPPAIFIEKMKQQSDLQTRLPADKPIEE
- a CDS encoding diguanylate cyclase domain-containing protein; amino-acid sequence: MRNQFLKLVVLLTGFTPAIVSASHQNPLRQPLAEHELSANELASQPVYYCFNPAWRPYDYQEQAQHKGIFADYLHLIEAYLDVTFHPYFTNSWTEALSALQLGHCDFIPAISPTPEREQYLSFSSPYYLIHNVLVAKPDKPMLTSLDELAGKAIAGPEHTAVMTRLQAAHPEIQQIYAATPQQAMHLLNTEKVYAFVAPLDSLIDELKEDVFRKKIIAKLDFSLPITIGVRQDKPELLALMNMAVQAITPEEHREISRRWTQFTLVESHDFSEMYRWSAVSVVIILMLGFWITRLRDELKKHSQTEAQLRHMANHDALTNLPTLRYAQEKIDSAILRCQYNNSNLALMFVDLDGFKDVNDTFGHDAGDKLLKAVSLRLVNSLRDTDTVARIGGDEFILILENIATTDTATLLADKILAMFSRPFMMADQPLHLGVSIGVSMYPSHGTTRESLLKHADQAMYCAKRNGKNQCQLALAQQQISAQKI
- a CDS encoding GNAT family N-acetyltransferase encodes the protein MIIRQVSLNDAEKLVALFHLLDTETAFMLFEPGERQLTAEQQRKQLSEFVDSNQQTMFVAENDAGEIAGFIVGVGGKMNRIRHSLYCVIGLRNSAQGKGIGRQLMTTLEAWASHHDFHRLELTVMAHNARARQLYTSAGFSEEGIKRDAMRVDGKYVDEIYMAKLLNANSAK
- a CDS encoding GNAT family N-acetyltransferase; translated protein: MIEKLKRDICQLQTERLLIRQWQADDHAPFAAMCADPQVMRYFPATLSEDESVQLAQKATALIEENGWGFWAVERKDTREFIGFVGLHYQDLDIPETPFIEIGWRLAADQWGKGFAQEAAQAALRYAFEDLQAPAVYAFTTLANQPSRRVMQKLGMTDCQKNFMHPKLPRDHALAEHCLYRMTRQVWLRLNQG
- a CDS encoding membrane-bound PQQ-dependent dehydrogenase, glucose/quinate/shikimate family; the protein is MGFIAFLYLLIGLVLFGGGLWLISLGGSWYFAIAGVVFLLVAAKVRTKRGNAQILYGLFLLASLIWSLWESGYDWWPLASRMGLLLVLGIPLLFSFRLMGRTRISRLTAYWWLVALVTLGSIFNETHTLEGQLNTSTIVQSPKLGQVPAADWYSYGRSNLGQRYSPLERITPQNVRHLEQAWQYQTGDVKRKGDIGEFTYEATPLKVGNTLYLCTPHNWLVALDADSGEQRWVYNAKVGEDNQRQHQTCRGVSYLAPQAGEPAMMLQSGSGAAETLASMDCDAQLFLPTSDAKLIALDPATGARCKNFAEDGVLDLLHNMPFPKSGYYYSTSPPVVAKGVVVVAGSVNDNYDINSPSGVIRAYDVKTGALKWNWDSANPTETQPIAKDKLYATSSPNSWSVASADEALGLIYIPMGNRTPDQLGMYRTPEEEMYASSVVALRLDNGQPAWVQQFVHHDLWDMDTPAQPSLLDIQTDSGLVPGLVVPTKQGDVYVLNRQTGQPIHPITEVAAPQGTIEGDFASPTQPESALNFNPPPLEEKDMWGATLIDQLYCRIQFRQLRYEGRYTPPSEQGTIVFPGNFGVFNWGGIAVDPERQVMFGMPLYLAFTSTLIKKDSSASLGEVNVGEHGVNANEGADYAVSLKPFLSPLGVPCQQPPWGYVAGADLSQGKVVYKHKNGTIRDLTPLPLPIEMGVPGIGGPIITKGGVVFMAAAVDNYLRAYDLSDGEEIWKARLPAGGQATPMTYLNSQGEQMVVIVAGGHGSIGTTLGDYVVAFKLKK
- a CDS encoding DUF1772 domain-containing protein; translated protein: MMSFVVTGAELSGALAAFSASLFCGAACYISIAEHPARLECGAEIAATEFSPSYRRAARMQFSLALCSAFAAVTAAALGSSMLWLLGGALIAAVIPFTYLMIMPLNKQLQSPALKKQSSTTYMLLAHWGRLHAIRSAMSLLACLVYYAALILD
- a CDS encoding sensor domain-containing diguanylate cyclase: MHTEYSESENVIRRLHQITQSYDKGFDFQIHALIQLGLERFDLDIGILAQVEGDTYTIRHCICPEYMPLMPGNQFEFGMTYCAVTCESDGVVAVEHVGNSDILGSHPAYRHFGLESYIAIPIHVGGVTWGTLNFSSPAPYPRAFKDIDIDSLQLMASWIEVEMVRRMQENQLRELNVKLKEMASTDPLTKLMNRRAFTEKLLRSVNHFRRSKQPQEAALLLVDIDYFKELNDTYGHLLGDKVLIEFAKVLTENLRSYDIGARYGGKVFVIWLVDTERSGIEVVCDRLMSGLDNLALVDEKLTASVGICHVKTRQVDENALSQFVKPAQIMDAMVARADQALCQAKANGRAKTVFCSEEPVYLDTLS
- a CDS encoding alpha/beta hydrolase fold domain-containing protein, with the protein product MVKLDNGLKMWLDAYNQGLARLRQAGYVATVEAIRDGLSSLTATCVTDSPYIARVLDTHASQQSQTVPVRIYHPAPDRPLPVIVFLHGGGHMAGSVAVYDPICRKLSKATQHIVVSVDYRLAPESPYPKGLSDARVVIGQLWPLLEKHKLAYVPTLTLAGDSGGGAMAATLSADYQEHPDVRINNQVLIYPSLDYTMSQPSVTENGKGLFLQQDKMQWYFDQYFQHGEDRQAASPLFMSKSARMPRTLMITAEFCPLRDEGVAYVQQLSALGVHTEHFHLDDMIHAYLNLESLVPVQCGATYQKIADFLNTSMNF
- a CDS encoding DUF2214 family protein, whose amino-acid sequence is MFEIVIRYCHFIGIFALFSVLVVEHMLIKRRLTAEEMHRLARWDAVYGISAVVVLLAGLALWFLVGKPADFYTANPIFHAKVTLFLIVAALSVFPTVFFYRHRRTTRESIPVPPVILMLIRLELLLLLVIPLLAVLMARGIGLG